One Beggiatoa leptomitoformis DNA segment encodes these proteins:
- the msbA gene encoding lipid A export permease/ATP-binding protein MsbA → MNSSTLYLRLLRYVKPHSRLFAIAIVSMVVMALTEPALPALLQPLLDEGFVQQNPDIIKIIPLLLLLVMLIKGIAMIISTTCLAKVATQVVTDLRQAMFEKILSLPTTAFDNISAGILLSKVTYDVSRVMAASTESLVVIIRDSLTVLGLLAWMFYLNWKLTLIVFLVAPVVVVTMRIVSKRLRGMNILTQDAMGNMTRILEETISGHKLVKIFGGQPYEKNRFSLACTAVLNATVKSQTISAISIAIVQMLTAIVLALIIYIAAQEAQSAAITVGGFVSLFTAMGMMFTPIKHLTKVNEQLQQGLAAAQSIFTLIDQASEQDSGTQVLPRLVGKIDFQQLNFTYQENTSNALHDLSLTINAGETIALVGASGSGKTTLANLIPRFYTITQGQILLDGLNINELPLANLRENIALVSQEVVLFNDTVAANIAYGAMANTPREKIIAAAKAAHAMEFIEKMPNGLETIIGERGVKLSGGQRQRLAIARALLKDAPILIFDEATSALDTQSERHVQDSLDYLKRGRTTIIIAHRLSTIAQADRIIVMDKGRIVEMGTHAQLLVLQGTYAMLYRVQEQIDVL, encoded by the coding sequence ATGAATAGCTCAACTTTATATTTACGCTTGTTACGTTATGTAAAACCACATAGTCGTTTATTCGCCATTGCCATTGTGAGCATGGTTGTGATGGCATTAACCGAGCCTGCTTTACCTGCACTATTACAGCCTTTGTTAGATGAAGGTTTTGTACAACAAAATCCTGATATTATAAAAATCATCCCGCTTTTATTGTTACTTGTCATGCTCATTAAGGGCATAGCGATGATTATTAGTACAACTTGTTTAGCTAAAGTTGCTACGCAGGTTGTTACAGACTTACGACAAGCCATGTTTGAGAAAATTTTATCTTTACCAACCACTGCATTTGACAATATTTCTGCGGGGATTTTACTGTCTAAAGTCACTTATGATGTAAGCCGTGTTATGGCCGCCTCAACAGAATCATTAGTGGTTATTATTCGTGACAGTTTAACCGTGTTAGGTTTATTGGCGTGGATGTTTTATTTAAATTGGAAATTAACCTTGATTGTTTTTTTAGTCGCGCCCGTTGTTGTTGTAACCATGCGAATTGTGAGTAAACGCCTGCGTGGTATGAATATTCTGACACAGGATGCAATGGGCAATATGACGCGCATTTTAGAAGAAACTATCAGCGGACATAAATTAGTTAAAATTTTTGGTGGGCAACCCTATGAAAAAAATCGTTTTAGTCTTGCTTGTACAGCAGTCTTAAATGCAACCGTAAAATCACAAACGATTTCCGCCATCAGCATTGCTATTGTGCAAATGCTCACCGCCATTGTCTTAGCACTTATTATCTATATTGCGGCACAAGAAGCACAATCTGCGGCGATTACCGTTGGTGGTTTTGTCTCTTTATTTACCGCAATGGGCATGATGTTTACACCGATTAAACATCTTACTAAGGTTAATGAACAGCTACAACAAGGGCTTGCAGCAGCCCAAAGTATTTTCACATTGATAGACCAAGCATCGGAACAGGACAGTGGCACACAGGTTTTACCGCGCTTAGTGGGTAAGATTGATTTTCAACAATTAAATTTCACTTATCAAGAAAATACCTCAAACGCTTTGCATGATTTATCACTAACAATTAATGCTGGGGAAACAATTGCTTTAGTGGGTGCATCGGGTAGTGGAAAAACAACATTAGCAAATTTAATCCCGCGTTTTTATACCATTACACAGGGACAAATTTTATTAGATGGACTTAATATCAATGAGTTGCCTTTAGCTAACTTGCGAGAAAATATTGCATTGGTGAGTCAAGAAGTCGTGTTATTTAATGACACGGTTGCGGCGAATATTGCTTATGGTGCAATGGCAAATACACCGCGTGAAAAAATCATTGCAGCAGCAAAAGCAGCACATGCTATGGAATTTATCGAGAAAATGCCCAACGGGTTAGAAACAATTATCGGTGAACGTGGCGTGAAATTATCGGGTGGACAACGGCAACGGTTGGCAATTGCACGGGCTTTACTAAAAGACGCACCTATATTGATTTTTGACGAGGCAACTTCTGCCTTAGACACACAATCAGAACGCCATGTACAGGATTCTTTAGATTATTTAAAACGAGGGCGTACCACCATTATTATTGCGCACCGTTTATCCACCATCGCTCAGGCTGACCGTATTATTGTGATGGATAAAGGACGCATTGTTGAAATGGGAACACACGCACAATTGTTAGTGTTGCAAGGGACTTATGCGATGTTATATCGGGTACAGGAGCAAATAGACGTTCTATAG
- a CDS encoding nucleotidyltransferase family protein: protein MSPTCILLAAGNSQRFGSPKLLHPVAQQTPLILMTARLLQSVVKQLIIVVRPEDIALQTVVSAAGYHCLPCSEARLGMGHSLACGVRASAGAEAWLVALADMPFIQVQTLQQLTAGLAQGAALIAPFYQGKRGHPVGFARQFYPQLCQLTGDNGARTIIEAHHAALVRVVCDDAGILQDIDTPADLPTAQK, encoded by the coding sequence ATGTCCCCTACCTGTATCCTTCTCGCCGCTGGTAATAGCCAACGCTTTGGCAGCCCTAAATTATTGCATCCTGTTGCACAGCAAACACCGTTAATTCTTATGACAGCACGATTGTTACAATCCGTTGTTAAACAATTAATCATTGTAGTCCGCCCTGAAGATATTGCTTTACAAACCGTAGTAAGCGCGGCGGGTTATCACTGTTTACCCTGTTCTGAGGCGCGATTAGGGATGGGACATAGTTTAGCGTGTGGGGTGCGGGCAAGTGCAGGAGCTGAGGCGTGGTTGGTTGCGTTGGCGGATATGCCGTTTATTCAGGTGCAAACCTTACAACAACTAACAGCAGGATTAGCGCAAGGTGCAGCATTGATTGCGCCGTTTTATCAGGGAAAACGTGGGCATCCTGTGGGGTTTGCACGGCAATTTTATCCGCAATTATGCCAGTTGACGGGAGATAATGGGGCGCGAACCATTATTGAAGCGCATCATGCGGCATTGGTGCGGGTGGTTTGTGACGATGCGGGAATTTTACAAGATATTGATACGCCCGCCGATTTACCGACCGCGCAGAAATAA
- the mutL gene encoding DNA mismatch repair endonuclease MutL: protein MNTPNLSDIPPICLLPLQVANQIAAGEVIERPASVVKELLENSLDAGADQIEIDIEKGGIGLIRIRDNGCGIREAELPLAVSRHATNKIKELTDLEKLHSLGFRGEALASIASVSHFVIHSHFYNAENGYSLLLNTLSDEVIIEPVAHPIGTTVEVRELFYNTPARRKFLRAEKTEFGHIQEIVKRLALSRFNVSFNLRHQGKTTVSLKKTDDETSRLLRIGSLCGTEFMQTALTVSNENSAMRLSGWISPPSHARGQADQQYFFVNGRIVRDKLVNHAVRQAYSDVLYGGRHPCYVLYLDIDPSEVDVNVHPTKHEVRFVQSGWVHHLLVSSLQQTLEQTRPQATVNIADNIDKPLISAPKVSPTTSPYPSYQPALLMSTPLAVQENQQLYHALSQAIPTTEQPIPPLGYARTQLHGIFIIAENAQGLILVDMHAAHERITYERMKTAWETHRLTAQYLLMPVMVSVSETEADQAETFIETFTRLGFEITRSGRESLLVRQVPQLLIHADIPLLIQQVLGDLIRFGSSAILETHINEIFATMACHNAVRANRQLSLSEMNALLRDMEATERSNQCNHGRPTWIQLSLKELDSLFLRGR from the coding sequence ATGAATACACCTAATTTATCTGATATTCCTCCTATTTGTTTATTGCCTTTACAAGTCGCCAACCAAATCGCTGCGGGTGAGGTCATTGAACGTCCTGCCTCGGTGGTGAAAGAATTATTAGAAAATAGTTTAGATGCAGGCGCAGACCAGATTGAAATTGATATTGAAAAAGGTGGAATAGGACTTATTCGGATTCGAGACAATGGTTGTGGCATCCGTGAAGCAGAATTACCGCTAGCGGTTAGTCGACACGCTACCAATAAAATTAAAGAATTAACCGATTTAGAAAAACTACATAGTTTAGGTTTTCGCGGCGAAGCACTGGCTAGTATTGCCTCTGTGTCGCATTTTGTCATTCACTCCCATTTTTACAACGCAGAAAACGGCTATAGCTTACTGCTCAATACCTTAAGTGATGAGGTAATTATTGAACCTGTTGCCCATCCTATAGGCACAACCGTAGAAGTACGCGAATTATTTTATAACACGCCTGCACGGCGCAAATTTCTCCGTGCAGAAAAAACGGAATTCGGACACATTCAAGAAATCGTCAAACGCCTTGCTTTAAGCCGTTTTAATGTCAGCTTTAACCTACGACATCAGGGTAAAACAACCGTAAGCCTAAAAAAAACGGATGATGAAACCAGTCGTTTACTCCGTATTGGTAGCTTATGCGGTACAGAATTTATGCAAACGGCCCTAACGGTTAGTAATGAAAACAGTGCAATGCGTTTGTCAGGCTGGATAAGCCCACCAAGCCATGCACGTGGACAAGCTGACCAACAATATTTTTTCGTCAACGGTCGCATTGTACGTGATAAATTGGTCAACCATGCCGTGCGCCAAGCCTACAGCGACGTACTTTATGGCGGTCGTCATCCTTGCTATGTTCTTTATTTAGACATAGACCCCAGCGAAGTCGACGTAAACGTTCATCCCACTAAACACGAAGTTCGTTTCGTACAAAGTGGTTGGGTACATCACCTGCTTGTGAGCAGTTTGCAACAAACCTTAGAACAAACTCGCCCACAAGCTACAGTTAATATTGCAGATAACATCGATAAACCGCTTATATCCGCCCCCAAAGTGTCGCCCACAACAAGCCCTTATCCTTCTTACCAACCCGCTTTATTAATGTCCACACCGCTTGCAGTGCAAGAAAATCAACAGCTTTACCATGCGCTAAGCCAAGCCATTCCAACAACTGAACAACCCATTCCCCCGTTAGGTTACGCCCGCACTCAACTACATGGTATTTTTATTATTGCCGAAAATGCACAAGGTTTAATTCTGGTTGATATGCACGCCGCACACGAGCGCATTACCTATGAACGCATGAAAACTGCATGGGAAACGCATCGCTTAACCGCACAATATTTACTGATGCCCGTTATGGTTAGCGTGAGCGAGACGGAAGCCGACCAAGCAGAAACTTTTATCGAGACGTTCACCCGCTTAGGTTTTGAAATCACCCGTTCAGGGCGCGAAAGTCTCTTAGTCCGCCAAGTTCCACAACTTCTTATTCATGCCGATATTCCCCTGCTTATACAACAAGTTTTAGGCGATTTAATCCGTTTTGGCAGTAGCGCGATTTTAGAAACCCATATCAACGAAATTTTTGCCACGATGGCATGTCATAATGCTGTGCGCGCCAATCGCCAACTGAGTTTAAGTGAAATGAATGCCTTATTACGCGATATGGAAGCCACTGAACGCAGTAACCAGTGTAATCATGGCAGACCTACATGGATACAATTGAGTTTAAAAGAATTAGATAGCTTATTTCTGCGCGGTCGGTAA
- the mlaD gene encoding outer membrane lipid asymmetry maintenance protein MlaD, translating into MYSRTLEIWVGIFVTLGFLALLLLTVKVSNLGALYSDAGYLVTAKFQNIGGLKVKAPVKISGVTIGRVTDIQFDNNTYKAVATLRLEPKFDKLPADTSASIFTSGLLGEQYIGLEPGGDTVFLTDKSEIYLTQSAMVLEQLIGQFLYRSAASGVDGNEKK; encoded by the coding sequence ATGTATTCAAGAACATTAGAAATTTGGGTTGGTATATTCGTTACACTAGGATTTCTCGCCTTATTATTATTGACTGTAAAAGTGAGTAATTTAGGCGCGTTGTACAGTGATGCGGGATATTTGGTGACGGCAAAGTTTCAAAATATTGGCGGTTTAAAAGTCAAAGCCCCTGTTAAAATCAGCGGTGTGACGATTGGGCGCGTTACAGATATTCAGTTTGATAATAACACTTATAAAGCAGTTGCAACCCTGCGCCTAGAACCAAAGTTCGATAAATTGCCTGCGGATACTTCGGCGAGTATTTTCACTTCAGGCTTATTAGGGGAGCAGTATATCGGGCTAGAACCCGGTGGCGATACCGTGTTTTTAACAGATAAAAGCGAAATTTATCTAACACAATCGGCAATGGTGCTAGAACAATTAATCGGACAATTCTTATACCGCAGTGCTGCTAGTGGCGTTGATGGAAATGAGAAAAAATAA
- a CDS encoding glycosyltransferase family 4 protein has translation MRIAHIESSLHWGGQELRIIEQMLWLRLQGHTVWLIAHSHSAILREARRAGLACFPLDIHNAFSLPILWRLYWFLRNHQIDIIDTHSQKDSYQVCWIKWLTGITVVRSRHITNQLRNSFAHYLVWRYGNDRVVVTAQTIKAQLISLGLKSAQAIDVAVAGVDEKRFHPCLREKNQALRAMLGIPADHWVIANIGMIREDKGQLIFVHACNEIANHFNNVTFLQIGEATNSSQTYKQQVLATVANLPNKQHIHFLGYRVNIEDYLSICDIVVIASIATEAQTRLVSQAFLTKTAVVATLTGGLVEMIEPEKTGLLCPANSATALAESTMRLLRDAELREYICANAYQQAHQYWTFTQMMNGMLASYQHAFVANKKLQLAQAINYATS, from the coding sequence ATGCGTATTGCTCATATAGAAAGTAGTCTGCACTGGGGTGGACAAGAGCTCCGTATTATTGAGCAAATGCTCTGGTTACGTCTGCAAGGGCATACCGTTTGGCTGATTGCACATAGCCATTCGGCCATTTTACGCGAGGCTCGACGAGCAGGATTAGCCTGTTTTCCCTTAGATATTCATAATGCGTTTAGCTTGCCTATTTTGTGGCGATTGTATTGGTTTTTACGTAATCATCAAATTGATATTATTGATACACACAGTCAAAAAGACAGTTATCAAGTATGTTGGATAAAATGGCTCACAGGTATCACCGTTGTGCGCTCGCGCCACATTACGAATCAATTACGGAATAGTTTCGCGCATTATCTGGTGTGGCGATATGGTAATGATCGCGTCGTTGTAACAGCGCAAACGATTAAAGCGCAATTGATTTCTCTAGGCTTAAAATCGGCTCAAGCGATTGATGTTGCTGTTGCAGGGGTTGATGAGAAACGCTTTCATCCCTGTTTACGCGAAAAAAATCAAGCCTTACGTGCCATGTTGGGTATTCCTGCTGACCACTGGGTGATTGCAAATATCGGCATGATTCGTGAGGATAAAGGACAACTGATTTTTGTCCATGCCTGTAATGAAATCGCAAACCACTTTAATAATGTTACCTTTTTACAAATTGGTGAGGCGACTAACAGCTCACAAACTTATAAACAACAAGTATTAGCAACGGTTGCCAATCTGCCCAATAAACAGCACATACATTTTTTAGGTTATCGGGTAAATATTGAAGATTATTTAAGTATTTGTGACATAGTTGTTATTGCTTCCATTGCAACAGAAGCCCAAACGCGGCTAGTCTCGCAAGCCTTTTTAACGAAAACGGCAGTTGTTGCAACATTAACAGGCGGATTAGTTGAAATGATTGAACCTGAAAAAACAGGGTTGCTTTGCCCTGCTAATTCCGCTACTGCACTGGCAGAGAGTACCATGCGCTTATTGCGGGATGCAGAATTGCGCGAGTATATTTGTGCAAATGCCTATCAACAAGCTCATCAATATTGGACGTTTACACAGATGATGAATGGCATGTTAGCAAGTTATCAACACGCCTTTGTTGCCAACAAAAAATTACAGCTTGCCCAAGCAATTAACTATGCAACCAGTTAG
- a CDS encoding SUMF1/EgtB/PvdO family nonheme iron enzyme, whose protein sequence is MKSIFTPQAYVADKNQETQFYLEASRQAQNQQLHEERQALQKAEMQLRAWQHQSNLDFQAEQQEAQRLLTLQEGERNRAMMRELEELRQDFQAHENQLSREHSLKVEEFRANMQRWVITEQKATQLRLKEIDVQLARELRLFDRETALGNIREQRRLQNLPICVTADQLLSSSEFISPLHVFISPPRLRAERVAHASTVEEKDPTRLLPPMETHLATKLRAFFQRYNEQQRPVGLVSGAWMSKTLYGDAAALQVFTELKTEAVLILESSLEGYTFTLNYAFWGMNWDKPRYNTALSLNWRETLFDLVKVRTLEWQEKQQGKTPQQIEELYGKARVEQYLNNVKIMERERVCLEEGIDLTDIDRPYFVIEKDYNTLIALLIAYQCIFSGLLADEYYLLHVPVEKRRPPLLPSLLAQLPQLLSANDSGLNVEIPSESLQEIASIIVDFYERLYAQLAQQEPAWMPELYLELAESLAVLDDKNSAKRQLECALSAFVQLRHGDSVQTVVMANDVAYFQRVNACFQAIGENQYFDIVTICYQRGLQALAIAKEAQAVIDFSQVIEINPQFIDAYFQRGLAQHLLGLYPQAVEDFSQVLELDTQSAEAYYQCGRAYDELGANEPEVYYPLAIEDFEKCLQLNPQHPQAGHDLRVVQASWKRYNSEVERKQREQARLAEEARIRQEAEKQERLERERKEQEEQERIRREKGIARTFSTVKEGQSGEFTVYEKTFDVNGTELVMVYVPAGEFIMGSNNGSSDEKPVHKVKIEKAFYMGKYPVTQAQWQAVMGNNPSNWKGDNLPVERVRWENCIAFCEKLSKLSGKTIRLPSEAEWEYACRAGTTTAYWWGGNMDGNRCWYGENSGETTHPVDEKVNAHTNPFGLCDMSGNVWEWTHSDYTSGYDGNELALSENTSKNKTLRGGSWNYNADFTRSANRYYYEPSYLNLIIGFRVVLISP, encoded by the coding sequence ATGAAGTCCATTTTTACGCCACAAGCATATGTTGCCGATAAAAATCAAGAAACACAGTTTTATTTAGAAGCCAGTCGTCAAGCGCAAAATCAGCAATTACATGAAGAACGTCAAGCCTTGCAGAAAGCTGAAATGCAGTTGCGAGCATGGCAACATCAAAGCAATTTAGACTTTCAAGCAGAACAGCAGGAAGCACAACGTTTATTAACGTTGCAAGAAGGTGAGCGTAATCGAGCGATGATGCGCGAATTAGAAGAATTACGACAAGATTTTCAAGCGCACGAAAATCAATTAAGTCGTGAACATAGTTTAAAAGTTGAAGAATTCCGCGCAAATATGCAACGTTGGGTGATTACTGAGCAGAAAGCAACACAATTACGACTTAAAGAAATTGATGTGCAACTTGCGCGGGAATTGCGTTTGTTTGACCGTGAAACGGCATTAGGCAATATTCGCGAGCAACGACGTTTACAAAATTTGCCGATTTGTGTTACAGCTGACCAGTTGTTAAGCAGTTCTGAGTTTATTTCTCCGTTGCATGTGTTTATTTCTCCACCACGTTTGCGGGCGGAGCGGGTGGCTCATGCCTCGACAGTGGAGGAAAAAGACCCAACGCGCTTGTTACCGCCGATGGAAACGCATTTAGCGACAAAATTGCGGGCGTTTTTTCAGCGTTATAACGAGCAACAACGTCCCGTTGGTTTGGTCAGTGGCGCGTGGATGAGCAAGACTTTGTATGGTGATGCAGCCGCATTACAAGTGTTTACCGAGTTAAAAACGGAGGCGGTGTTAATTTTAGAATCCAGTTTAGAAGGCTATACCTTTACGTTAAATTATGCGTTTTGGGGGATGAATTGGGATAAACCGCGTTATAACACGGCTTTGTCTTTGAATTGGCGTGAAACTTTGTTCGATTTGGTGAAAGTTCGGACATTGGAATGGCAAGAAAAACAGCAGGGTAAAACCCCGCAACAGATAGAAGAGTTGTATGGTAAAGCGCGGGTTGAACAGTATTTGAATAATGTGAAGATTATGGAACGGGAGCGGGTTTGTCTTGAGGAAGGGATTGATTTAACCGATATTGACCGCCCGTATTTTGTGATTGAGAAAGATTATAATACCTTGATTGCGTTGTTAATTGCTTATCAATGTATTTTTTCAGGGTTGTTGGCAGATGAGTATTATTTGTTGCATGTGCCAGTCGAGAAGCGTCGTCCGCCGTTGTTACCGAGTTTGTTGGCGCAGTTACCTCAATTATTGTCCGCGAATGATTCGGGTTTAAATGTAGAAATTCCAAGCGAATCGTTACAAGAGATTGCGTCGATTATTGTGGATTTTTACGAACGTTTATATGCGCAATTAGCCCAGCAAGAGCCTGCTTGGATGCCTGAGTTGTATTTAGAATTGGCTGAAAGTTTGGCAGTGTTGGATGACAAAAATAGTGCAAAACGGCAGTTAGAATGCGCATTAAGTGCGTTTGTGCAGTTACGTCATGGTGACAGTGTGCAAACGGTTGTGATGGCAAATGATGTTGCTTATTTTCAACGGGTTAATGCGTGTTTTCAAGCCATTGGAGAAAATCAGTATTTTGATATTGTGACGATTTGTTATCAGCGCGGTTTGCAAGCCTTAGCGATTGCTAAAGAAGCGCAGGCAGTTATTGATTTTTCGCAGGTGATTGAAATAAATCCTCAGTTTATAGATGCTTATTTTCAGCGTGGACTTGCACAACATTTGTTAGGGTTATATCCGCAAGCAGTTGAAGATTTTTCACAGGTGCTTGAGTTAGATACGCAATCAGCAGAAGCCTATTATCAATGTGGACGGGCTTATGATGAATTAGGCGCGAATGAACCTGAAGTTTATTATCCATTAGCGATTGAAGATTTTGAAAAATGTTTGCAGTTGAATCCACAGCATCCGCAGGCAGGGCATGATTTGCGCGTGGTGCAGGCTTCTTGGAAGCGTTATAACAGTGAAGTGGAACGGAAACAGCGGGAACAAGCACGATTAGCGGAAGAAGCGCGAATTCGGCAGGAAGCTGAGAAGCAGGAGCGTCTGGAACGGGAGCGGAAAGAGCAAGAGGAGCAAGAACGGATTCGACGGGAAAAAGGTATTGCTCGTACTTTTTCAACGGTGAAAGAAGGTCAGTCAGGGGAGTTTACGGTTTATGAGAAAACCTTTGATGTAAATGGTACGGAATTAGTGATGGTATATGTACCAGCGGGCGAGTTTATAATGGGTTCGAATAATGGGTCTAGTGATGAAAAACCTGTGCATAAAGTCAAGATAGAAAAAGCGTTTTACATGGGAAAATATCCAGTGACGCAAGCGCAATGGCAAGCAGTGATGGGAAATAATCCATCGAATTGGAAAGGAGACAATTTGCCAGTTGAGCGTGTGCGTTGGGAAAATTGTATAGCGTTCTGCGAAAAGCTCTCAAAATTATCAGGGAAAACGATACGTTTACCAAGCGAAGCGGAATGGGAATATGCGTGTCGAGCGGGGACAACAACAGCTTATTGGTGGGGCGGTAATATGGACGGCAACCGTTGTTGGTATGGTGAAAATTCAGGGGAAACAACGCACCCTGTGGATGAAAAAGTGAACGCGCATACAAATCCGTTTGGGCTGTGTGATATGTCGGGAAATGTATGGGAATGGACACACTCGGATTATACAAGTGGATATGATGGAAATGAGCTGGCTTTATCAGAAAATACTAGTAAAAACAAGACGTTGCGTGGTGGCTCTTGGAACTACAATGCCGATTTCACCCGTTCTGCTAACCGTTACTACTACGAACCTTCGTATTTGAACCTCATTATAGGCTTCCGTGTTGTTCTTATTTCCCCCTAG
- a CDS encoding GxxExxY protein: MLNPNYDPLTYKIIGCAMEVHKIMGNGFQEVIYQRCLTIEMQKQGLIFSREYEMKIYYDNIEVGTRRVDFFVENQIMVELKAIIKLEDVHLAQAMNYLEAYQVPIGLLINFGAKSLEFKKVHNKKCLNRNSLNFHN, translated from the coding sequence ATGCTTAATCCCAACTACGACCCGCTGACTTATAAAATTATCGGTTGTGCAATGGAAGTACATAAAATAATGGGAAACGGTTTCCAAGAAGTCATTTATCAACGTTGTTTAACCATAGAAATGCAAAAACAAGGGTTAATCTTTTCCCGTGAATATGAAATGAAAATTTATTATGACAATATCGAAGTAGGCACTCGGCGCGTTGATTTCTTTGTAGAAAATCAAATCATGGTTGAACTCAAAGCAATTATAAAACTCGAAGATGTTCATCTTGCACAAGCAATGAACTATTTAGAAGCCTATCAAGTTCCTATCGGCTTATTAATTAATTTTGGTGCAAAAAGTTTAGAATTTAAAAAAGTACATAATAAAAAATGTCTGAACCGCAATTCACTCAATTTCCATAATTAA
- a CDS encoding IS1 family transposase (programmed frameshift), producing MLTCPSCKATHIVKYGKTRTGTQNYKCRECGRRFVEQPTKKYISQETWAQVDKLLKEKLSLRGIARVTGISGTWLQHYVNGLYAQQRLEQAVKKKGQLRLECDEMWSFVGQRRQKVWVWLALDRDSREVVGIAFGKRDVEGAQALWDSLPAVYRQCAVCYTDFWEAYQKVLPSKRHQAVGKETGLTNHIERFNNTLRQRVSRLVRKTLSFSKKIENHIGATIFFINDYNKSLLL from the exons ATGCTAACCTGCCCAAGCTGTAAAGCGACACACATCGTGAAATACGGAAAAACCCGCACAGGGACACAAAACTACAAATGTCGCGAATGCGGACGACGATTTGTAGAACAACCCACCAAGAAATACATAAGCCAAGAGACTTGGGCACAGGTGGACAAGCTATTAAAAGAAAAACTTTCACTGAGAGGAATAGCCCGTGTTACGGGAATCTCAGGCACATGGCTACAACATTATGTCAATGGTTTGTATGCGCAACAAAGACTAGAACAAGCCGTTAAAA AAAAAGGACAGTTGCGCTTAGAATGCGATGAGATGTGGTCATTTGTTGGGCAGCGTCGCCAGAAAGTGTGGGTATGGTTAGCGTTGGATAGAGACTCACGAGAGGTTGTCGGGATTGCCTTTGGGAAGCGAGATGTTGAGGGAGCGCAAGCACTCTGGGATTCACTCCCAGCGGTATATCGGCAATGTGCAGTCTGTTACACCGACTTCTGGGAAGCGTACCAGAAAGTTCTTCCGAGTAAACGGCATCAAGCAGTAGGGAAGGAGACGGGGCTGACCAATCATATAGAGCGATTTAATAATACGTTAAGACAGCGTGTCAGTCGTTTAGTGAGGAAAACCTTATCTTTCTCCAAGAAAATAGAAAATCACATTGGGGCTACTATTTTTTTCATTAATGATTATAACAAATCACTGCTTCTTTAG